A part of Rhinatrema bivittatum chromosome 16, aRhiBiv1.1, whole genome shotgun sequence genomic DNA contains:
- the LOC115077445 gene encoding extracellular calcium-sensing receptor-like produces MALPALVLLLLLLLLLSLLSRASTATGGCALPGQGELSNRREGDILIGALLPMHFNWREPKMTFVESPQPILCERFIPKAFPWAMVIIFAIEDINQEKTFLQNVTLGFQLYDSCVSLMRSLWGTVWMLTGKDRPVLNYQCQSQVLLAAIVGESQSTISISMARLLGLYRYPQISYLSSSPLLSDKFQFPSFFRTLPSDVIQALGQAQLVTHLGWTWVGVLSTKDDYGTLGSQILKEELQKRGVCVAFHETIPLVPSSVKINRIVEVVRRSSANVILVFSFESFVLPVMHELSRENISSKVWIASESWSISSGDIAKELSNLLRGTIGFTVPESKLTGFEEFIHNFKPSSAPNDPLVKESWEALFECQWPNLKTNLTTAEGNLREATRFCTGAESLDKLTGSEVISLRIGYNIYNAVYSVAHALRDMLSCVPEEGPFTNGTCANIRSHEPWQLLHYMRKVHFWNKMGEEIYFDINGNLPAVYDIINWHQQPDGAIQYVKVPRSLCSESCSPGYRKAAQKGQPLCCFDCLLCAEGEISNMTDSSICWLCPIDHWPNSRRNECTPMRTEFLTYQEPLGGTLTTAAIFSSITTATVLCIFIKYRDTPIAKANNREFSFLLLGALVMSFLCSLLFIGEPRPTTCLTRQPAFGIIFIFCVSCVLAKTTMVIIAFNATKPNSNLRGWLGVRVPIAIVSASTLLQIFICVTWLLLCPPFPEKNMKLKTGTIIWQCNECSDVAFWCMLGYMGFLACVSFLMAFLARKLPDSFNEAKWITFSMLVFLSVWLSFIPGYLSTQGKYTVAVEVFGIISSSAGILVCIFFPKCYIMVLRPEMNTREQLLGKMTKNRKIKAI; encoded by the exons ATGGCGCTGCCCGCGCTggtgctcctgctgctgctgctgctgctgctctctctcctctcccgcGCCTCCACCGCCACCGGGGGCTGCGCCCTCCCCGGCCAAGGGGAGCTGAGCAACAGGCGGGAAGGAGACATCCTGATTGGGGCACTGCTGCCAATGCATTTCAACTGGAGGGAGCCCAAAATGACTTTCGTGGAGAGCCCCCAGCCCATCCTCTGCGAAAG ATTCATCCCCAAGGCCTTCCCTTGGGCCATGGTCATTATTTTTGCCATTGAGGACATCAACCAAGAAAAGACCTTCCTCCAAAATGTCACACTAGGTTTTCAGCTCTATGACAGCTGTGTGTCTTTAATGAGATCCCTGTGGGGAACAGTGTGGATGCTGACAGGCAAGGACAGGCCTGTCCTGAACTACCAGTGCCAGAGCCAGGTCCTGCTGGCAGCCATTGTCGGAGAGTCTCAGTCTACCATTTCCATTTCCATGGCCAGGCTGTTGGGGCTCTACAGATACCCCCAG ATCAGTTATTTATCCTCCAGTCCCCTGCTGAGCGATAAGTTCCAGTTTCCATCTTTCTTCCGGACCCTCCCAAGTGATGTCATTCAAGCCCTGGGGCAGGCCCAGCTGGTCACACACCTCGGATGGACCTGGGTGGGGGTCCTGTCTACCAAAGATGACTATGGCACCCTGGGCTCCCAGATCTTGAAAGAGGAGCTCCAGAAGCGAGGCGTCTGTGTCGCTTTCCATGAAACAATCCCACTGGTACCATCAAGTGTGAAAATCAACCGTATCGTTGAGGTGGTCAGAAGATCCTCAGCCAATGTCATCTTGGTCTTTTCTTTTGAATCCTTTGTACTCCCAGTGATGCATGAGCTTTCCAGGGAAAACATCAGCAGCAAAGTGTGGATCGCTAGCGAGTCCTGGTCCATATCCTCTGGTGACATAGCTAAAGAGCTCTCCAACCTCCTGAGGGGTACCATTGGTTTTACGGTCCCTGAAAGTAAGCTAACAGGGTTCGAAGAATTTATTCACAATTTCAAGCCATCTTCTGCTCCAAATGACCCGTTAGTTAAAGAATCTTGGGAGGCGCTCTTCGAGTGTCAGTGGCCCAACCTCAAAACCAATCTGACAACAGCCGAAGGAAACCTCAGGGAAGCTACCAGATTCTGTACTGGAGCAGAGAGCCTGGACAAACTAACGGGCTCTGAAGTGATTAGCCTGAGAATCGGCTACAACATTTACAATGCAGTTTACTCTGTGGCACACGCCCTGAGGGACATGCTGTCCTGTGTGCCGGAGGAAGGACCCTTCACCAACGGGACTTGCGCCAACATAAGGAGTCATGAACCATGGCAG CTCCTGCACTACATGAGGAAAGTGCACTTCTGGAACAAGATGGGGGAGGAGATATACTTCGATATAAATGGAAATCTCCCCGCTGTGTACGACATCATCAACTGGCACCAGCAACCCGACGGTGCCATCCAGTATGTTAAG GTTCCGCGATCTTTGTGCAGTGAGAGCTGCTCCCCCGGGTACCGGAAGGCAGCGCAGAAAGGACAGCCTCTCTGTTGCTTCGACTGCCTCCTTTGTGCCGAAGGGGAGATTTCCAACATGACAG ATTCCTCAATTTGTTGGCTATGTCCAATCGACCATTGGCCCAACTCAAGAAGAAATGAATGTACCCCAATGAGAACAGAATTCCTCACCTATCAAGAGCCCTTGGGTGGTACTCTCACCACTGCTGCCATTTTCTCTTCAATCACCACGGCTACTGTATTATGCATCTTCATCAAATATCGTGATACACCCATCGCAAAAGCGAACAACCGggagttctctttccttctcctggGGGCTCTAGTGATGAGTTTTCTTTGTTCTCTGCTCTTTATAGGAGAACCTCGACCAACAACATGCTTGACACGCCAACCGGCCTTTGGCATTATCTTCATCTTCTGTGTCTCTTGTGTGTTGGCCAAGACCACCATGGTGATCATAGCCTTTAATGCAACCAAACCTAATAGTAACTTAAGAGGGTGGCTCGGAGTCCGGGTGCCTATTGCAATAGTTTCTGCTTCTACACTTCTTCAGATCTTTATCTGTGTCACCTGGTTGCTACtttgccctcccttcccagaGAAGAACATGAAACTGAAAACTGGCACTATCATATGGCAGTGTAATGAATGTTCTGATGTTGCTTTCTGGTGCATGCTGGGATACATGGGATTCTTGGCTTGTGTTAGCTTCCTGATGGCCTTCCTTGCACGCAAGTTGCCTGACAGTTTCAATGAAGCCAAATGGATTACATTTAGCATGCTTGTGTTCCTGAGCGTCTGGCTGTCCTTCATCCCAGGCTATCTGAGCACCCAGGGAAAATACACGGTCGCTGTGGAGGTCTTTGGGATCATCTCTTCCAGTGCAGGAATCCTTGTTTGTATATTTTTCCCCAAGTGTTACATCATGGTTCTGAGACCTGAAATGAACACCAGGGAACAGCTCTTAGGAAAAATGACCAAGAATAGGAAGATAAAGGCTATTTAG
- the LOC115077444 gene encoding extracellular calcium-sensing receptor-like has protein sequence MILARLVVLLMIPFPVNSADALGCTLRGQEEAGFRQDGDILIGGIFPVNFDWHMPEWPSAEQPVLCHTFSVRAYGWVQAMVFAINEINQDQALLPNISLGFLIYDTCFSMGRALQGTARMVNGQNKSILNYQCQSRAPLAGVIGESRSTTSISMARLLGLYRYPQVSYFSSSPLLNDKIQFPSFFRTIPSDNVQVRGLAQLVVHFGWIWVGLVSSEDDYGEFGSQLLKKELQALGACVAFHATFPVPPVRGKIYHIIEMVKRSSANVIIVFSSDHYVLPVMEDLANHHIIGKVWIATEAWSTSPTVSTKELSIMLSGTIGLTVHEGDIRGFRDFLLNLHPFSSPRDIFIKSFWEEAFRCQWKNHEDSPTQAASAFNTTRDLCTGNEKLEEFKSQTSIEYDNRISYNVYNAIYSVAHALENMISCVTEEGPFTNRTCADIRDFKPWQLLHYMRKVHFRNKLGEEIYYDSGGNPPAVYDIVNWQPQLDGTLHYVKVGSFDSRAPTGRQLSINISAIWWNTQRAEVPRSLCSESCSPGYRKAVQEGQPLCCFDCLLCAEGEISNTTDSTICCPCPIDHWPNWQRSECAPKRIEFLTYQDPLGGTLTAAASFSSVITATVLCFFIKYRDTPIVKANNREFSFLLLGALLMSFLCSLLFIGEPRPTTCLIRQPAFGVIFVLCVSCVLAKTIMVVIAFNATKPNSNLREWLGPRVPIVIVSASTLFQAFFCVTWLLLCPPFVEKNMKLKTGIIIWQCNECSDVAFWCMLGYMGFLACVSFLVAFLARKLPDSFNEAKWITFSMLVFLSVWLSFIPGYVSTQGKYTVAVEVFGIISSSAGILVCIFFPKCYIMILKPEMNTREQLLGKGTKTRKVKAI, from the exons ATGATTCTGGCCAGGCTGGTGGTCCTGCTAATGATTCCCTTCCCTGTCAACTCGGCCGATGCCCTGGGCTGCACCCTGCGAGGTCAAGAGGAAGCGGGTTTCAGGCAGGATGGGGACATCCTGATCGGTGGGATTTTCCCGGTGAACTTCGACTGGCACATGCCTGAATGGCCTTCAGCTGAGCAGCCTGTCCTCTGCCACAC GTTCAGTGTCAGGGCCTATGGTTGGGTGCAAGCCATGGTGTTCGCCATCAATGAGATTAACCAAGACCAAGCCCTCCTTCCCAACATCTCCTTGGGTTTCCTGATCTATGACACCTGCTTTTCCATGGGCAGAGCTCTACAAGGCACTGCCCGGATGGTGAATGGACAGAACAAGTCCATCCTCAACTATCAGTGCCAGAGTCGGGCACCGCTGGCAGGTGTCATTGGCGAATCACGATCTACTACCTCCATTTCCATGGCCAGATTGTTGGGGCTTTACAGATATCCTCAG GTCAGCTACTTTTCCTCTAGTCCCCTCCTGAATGACAAGATCCAGTTTCCatcctttttccgcaccattccAAGTGATAATGTCCAGGTCCGTGGGCTGGCGCAACTGGTGGTGCACTTTGGCTGGATTTGGGTGGGGCTGGTATCTAGCGAGGATGACTATGGGGAATTTGGCTCCCAGCTGCTAAAAAAGGAGCTACAGGCATTGGGAGCCTGTGTGGCATTTCACGCAACATTTCCAGTGCCACCAGTAAGAGGGAAAATCTACCACATCATTGAAATGGTTAAAAGATCCTCTGCCAATGTGATCATTGTCTTTTCTTCTGACCATTACGTGTTACCAGTAATGGAGGATCTTGCCAATCATCACATCATTGGGAAGGTATGGATTGCAACAGAAGCTTGGTCAACCTCTCCTACAGTTTCCACCAAGGAACTTTCTATTATGCTAAGTGGCACTATTGGCTTAACTGTCCACGAAGGTGACATACGTGGTTTCAGGGATTTCCTGCTTAACCTACACCCTTTCTCTTCTCCCAGGGATATATTCATTAAGTCATTTTGGGAAGAAGCTTTCAGGTGCCAGTGGAAAAATCATGAGGATTCTCCTACACAAGCTGCTAGCGCATTCAATACCACCAGAGACTTGTGCACGGGGAATGAAAAGCTAGAGGAATTTAAAAGCCAAACTTCCATTGAGTACGACAATAGGATCAGTTACAATGTCTATAACGCAATTTATTCTGTGGCACATGCCTTAGAGAACATGATATCCTGCGTGACAGAAGAAGGGCCCTTCACCAACAGGACATGCGCTGACATCCGGGATTTCAAGCCATGGCAG ctCCTGCACTACATGAGGAAGGTGCACTTCAGGAACAAACTAGGGGAGGAAATCTACTATGACAGTGGCGGCAACCCTCCCGCCGTGTATGACATCGTCAACTGGCAACCACAGCTTGACGGTACCCTCCATTATGTCAAGGTGGGAAGCTTTGACTCCCGGGCACCCACAGGGCGGCAGCTGTCCATAAACATCAGTGCCATCTGGTGGAACACGCAACGTGCCGAG GTCCCGCGCTCTTTATGCAGTGAGAGCTGCTCCCCTGGGTACCGGAAGGCGGTTCAGGAAGGACAGCCCCTCTGTTGCTTTGACTGTCTCCTGTGTGCCGAGGGGGAGATTTCCAACACAACAG ATTCCACAATTTGTTGTCCGTGTCCAATCGACCACTGGCCCAACTGGCAAAGAAGTGAATGTGCCCCAAAAAGAATAGAATTCCTCACCTATCAAGATCCTCTTGGGGGAACTCTTACCGCTGCTGCCTCTTTCTCTTCTGTCATCACAGCTACTGTACTGTGCTTCTTCATCAAATACCGAGATACCCCCATTGTTAAAGCCAACAACCGggagttctctttccttctcctagGGGCTCTGTTGATGAGTTTTCTTTGTTCTTTACTCTTCATTGGAGAACCTCGGCCAACAACATGCTTGATACGCCAACCTGCCTTTGGTGTTATCTTCGTCCTCTGTGTCTCTTGTGTATTGGCCAAGACCATAATGGTTGTCATCGCCTTCAATGCCACCAAACCCAACAGTAACCTGAGAGAGTGGCTGGGGCCCCGGGTGCCTATTGTGATAGTTTCTGCTTCCACACTTTTTCAGGCTTTCTTCTGTGTCACATGGCTGCTTCTCTGCCCTCCCTTTGTAGAGAAGAACATGAAACTAAAGACTGGTATTATCATATGGCAGTGCAATGAATGTTCAGATGTTGCTTTCTGGTGCATGCTGGGATACATGGGGTTCTTGGCATGTGTCAGCTTCCTGGTAGCCTTCCTTGCACGTAAGTTGCCTGACAGTTTCAATGAGGCCAAATGGATCACGTTTAGCATGCTTGTGTTCCTGAGTGTCTGGCTGTCCTTCATCCCAGGCTATGTAAGCACCCAAGGGAAGTACACGGTCGCTGTGGAAGTCTTTGGGATCATCTCTTCCAGTGCAGGGATTCTAGTTTGTATATTTTTCCCCAAGTGTTACATCATGATATTGAAACCTGAAATGAACACCCGAGAACAGCTCTTAGGGAAAGGGACCAAGACAAGGAAGGTAAAGGCCATTTAG